TTGTTGCACATCTTCCCAAACCAGCTTCTTTGCTGAGGCGTTGCGCAGCAAATATGCCGGATGGTACGTCGGCATGAGGGGTATGCCATGGTAATTGTGAAATCTTCCCCGCATGGTCGTGATCGGCGCCTCGTTCTTGAGCAGGGTACGGGCGGCAAAGGTTCCCAAAGCGCATATGACGCGTGGTTTGATCGCTTCCATTTGCCGGATTAAAAAAGGCTCGCAGGCCAAGATTTCTCCCGGCAGAGGGTTCCGGTTTCCCGGAGGACGACACTTGAGAATATTACAGATATAAACCTCCCCCCGCGTAAGGGACATCGCTTCGATGATTTTGGTCAAAAGCTGACCCGCACGACCGACAAAGGGCCTTCCCTGTCGGTCTTCATCTTCCCCAGGCGCCTCACCGACAAACACCACTTGCGCTCGGCTGCTCCCTTCACCAAACACGATATTTCGTCGCGTCGCGTGAAGACCGCAGCGCCGGCAATCCCCCAGACTCGCGTGGACGGCCTGGAGTGTTTCTTTCTCAAACTCGTCATTTCCAGGAACTTCAGCATAATGGACACTCGACACATCGGACCTTTCCACCCCAAGATACGATAGGGGATGATTTTTCTCACGATCCAGGGTGATGGCTGTTATGAGAGAGTCGATGATTTCCAGCAATTCTACGGAGGGATCCTGTCCGGCAACCATGGTCAATCCGTTTCTCAGGCCGTATGCGACTTTCGCATCTCCCGAACGCGGTCCAAAATCCGGTTGGCCGCGTCCATTTTATCCATGATCGGCAATTCTTCCATCCCCCCATCCCGGTCAAGGATCTTAATGATATTGGTATCCGTCTGAAACCCTGCCCCCTCCTGAGTCAGATCATTCGCTACAATCATGTCCAGATTCTTTCCCAGAAGCTTCTCCCTGGCATTCTCCACCAGATTTTCCGACTCCATGGCAAACCCGA
This Deltaproteobacteria bacterium DNA region includes the following protein-coding sequences:
- a CDS encoding uracil-DNA glycosylase is translated as MVAGQDPSVELLEIIDSLITAITLDREKNHPLSYLGVERSDVSSVHYAEVPGNDEFEKETLQAVHASLGDCRRCGLHATRRNIVFGEGSSRAQVVFVGEAPGEDEDRQGRPFVGRAGQLLTKIIEAMSLTRGEVYICNILKCRPPGNRNPLPGEILACEPFLIRQMEAIKPRVICALGTFAARTLLKNEAPITTMRGRFHNYHGIPLMPTYHPAYLLRNASAKKLVWEDVQQIMKRLQTVEKS